In Rubidibacter lacunae KORDI 51-2, a genomic segment contains:
- a CDS encoding M48 family metallopeptidase, translating to MTAANKYALVGLRADSFQHPLDRNATRALRELPGLDFAIRNILGSVAEQFFYVTNIAASVRVSERQLPDIHKLLVEACRRLDLDLPQLYVQQHPVPNAYTFAMRGKQPFVVIHTSLLELLTPEEVQAVIAHELGHLKCEHGVYLTLVNLFVQAANLIPAWGELLSQPLKSQLLEWMRCAEFTCDRAALLAIQEPRVVMSVLMKLAGGSPTLAQRLNLDAFIEQARAYEAFGSTELGDALKIAHTQQLTHPVPVLRAREIERWARSREYDALLAPYRANYNNEAAGKWRNW from the coding sequence ATGACTGCAGCCAACAAGTACGCTCTCGTCGGTCTCAGAGCAGACTCCTTTCAACATCCGCTCGATCGCAATGCGACGCGAGCGCTCAGGGAACTCCCCGGTCTGGACTTTGCTATCCGCAACATTCTGGGGTCGGTGGCAGAGCAGTTTTTTTACGTAACCAATATTGCCGCCAGCGTCCGCGTGAGCGAGCGCCAACTGCCAGACATTCACAAGTTGCTGGTCGAAGCCTGCCGGCGACTGGATCTGGATCTGCCGCAACTATACGTACAGCAGCATCCGGTGCCCAACGCTTACACCTTCGCCATGCGTGGCAAACAGCCGTTCGTTGTCATCCATACGTCATTGCTAGAGCTGCTGACACCCGAGGAAGTTCAAGCCGTCATCGCCCATGAATTGGGTCACCTCAAGTGCGAGCACGGGGTTTATTTGACGTTGGTAAATTTGTTCGTGCAGGCTGCCAATCTGATTCCCGCTTGGGGCGAGCTGCTTTCGCAGCCGCTGAAGTCTCAGTTACTGGAGTGGATGCGGTGTGCCGAGTTCACCTGCGATCGAGCAGCGTTACTGGCTATCCAGGAACCACGCGTGGTGATGTCGGTGCTGATGAAGCTGGCGGGCGGCTCGCCGACATTGGCTCAGCGCTTGAACCTGGATGCGTTCATCGAACAAGCACGCGCCTACGAAGCGTTTGGTAGCACGGAACTCGGCGACGCGTTGAAGATTGCCCACACCCAACAACTGACCCATCCCGTGCCGGTGCTGCGGGCTCGCGAGATCGAGCGCTGGGCTCGATCGCGAGAATACGACGCCTTGTTGGCTCCTTATCGCGCGAACTATAATAATGAAGCTGCGGGCAAGTGGCGGAATTGGTAG
- a CDS encoding tetratricopeptide repeat protein gives MTDSIETLYEQGLKRYEDGASPAELIPLFKDICDRAPRNSAGWSSLAWLYLLTEKPDRALKAAQKSVKLDKAAPQARVNLAIAMLDTKKTGVREHIEAAQHLLDVSDEVRADVIANLRDGLKRRPDWKSLKRICEWLGVS, from the coding sequence ATGACCGACTCCATTGAGACCCTGTACGAACAAGGACTGAAGCGCTACGAGGACGGCGCATCTCCCGCAGAGCTGATTCCCCTTTTCAAAGACATCTGCGATCGCGCTCCGCGTAATTCGGCCGGGTGGAGTAGCTTGGCGTGGTTGTACTTGCTAACTGAAAAGCCCGACCGCGCTCTCAAAGCAGCGCAGAAAAGCGTCAAACTCGATAAAGCCGCACCGCAAGCGCGGGTGAACCTAGCAATCGCAATGCTGGATACAAAAAAAACCGGCGTCCGCGAACATATTGAAGCGGCCCAGCATCTGCTTGATGTCAGCGATGAAGTCCGTGCCGACGTTATCGCCAATCTGCGCGATGGACTGAAGCGCCGTCCAGACTGGAAAAGCTTGAAGCGCATTTGCGAGTGGTTGGGCGTGAGCTAA
- a CDS encoding thiol-disulfide oxidoreductase DCC family protein, with product MKAPTTSDVAATSDAIAPHWQLELLYDGECPFCLREVNFLQQRDSGRGLVNFVDIASDGYAVEAHGGVNYATAMGRIHAVLPAGSTIAGVEVFRRVYEILGLGWVYAPTRWPVVGAFVDRVYEFWADRRLKWTGRPDLETLVARRTCGDRCQLSD from the coding sequence ATGAAAGCACCTACAACATCTGATGTTGCAGCCACGAGTGACGCGATCGCCCCACATTGGCAGCTCGAGCTGCTGTACGATGGCGAGTGTCCCTTTTGCCTGCGCGAGGTGAACTTTTTGCAGCAACGCGACTCGGGGCGCGGACTAGTGAACTTTGTTGATATTGCATCGGACGGCTACGCTGTTGAAGCACACGGCGGCGTCAATTATGCCACGGCAATGGGACGCATCCACGCCGTGCTGCCGGCCGGGAGCACCATCGCCGGCGTTGAGGTGTTTCGACGAGTTTATGAAATTTTGGGGCTGGGTTGGGTATATGCCCCCACGCGCTGGCCGGTCGTCGGTGCGTTCGTCGACCGAGTCTATGAGTTTTGGGCGGACCGGCGACTGAAGTGGACCGGGCGACCGGATTTGGAGACCTTAGTTGCACGAAGGACCTGCGGCGATCGCTGTCAGCTCTCCGATTAG
- a CDS encoding HesB/IscA family protein, which translates to MTQATQPKKGILVTDTAMQHLRQLRAQQSADLCLRVGVRGGGCSGMSYTMDFDSADNIRDDDEVFAYEDGFRIIVDPKSLLYIYGMQLDYSTALIGGGFQFSNPNASQTCGCGKSFGV; encoded by the coding sequence ATGACACAAGCAACCCAACCGAAAAAGGGCATCCTCGTAACCGACACGGCCATGCAGCACTTACGACAGTTGCGCGCTCAGCAGAGCGCCGACTTGTGCTTGCGCGTCGGCGTCCGCGGCGGTGGTTGTTCTGGCATGTCCTACACGATGGACTTCGACAGCGCTGACAACATTCGCGACGATGATGAAGTCTTCGCTTACGAAGACGGCTTCCGCATCATTGTCGATCCAAAAAGTTTACTTTACATCTACGGCATGCAGCTCGATTACAGTACTGCGTTGATCGGTGGTGGCTTTCAGTTCTCAAATCCGAATGCCAGCCAAACGTGTGGCTGCGGCAAGTCCTTTGGTGTCTGA